A genomic segment from Dethiosulfovibrio faecalis encodes:
- the gltX gene encoding glutamate--tRNA ligase: protein MSKTVRVRFAPSPTGALHIGGAHTALFNWLWARHMGGKFILRIEDTDQVRSTKEYENTIMAGMKWMNLDWDEGPDVGGDFGPYRQTERLHLYRKYADELLERGLAYKDGEAVIFKVPLGEDIGFEDMVYGSIDVVSDSLKDGRTGQMKDIVLMKSDGMPTYNYAVVVDDHTMGITHVIRGEDHISNTPKQVLLYKALGWELPTFAHLPMILGKDKKKLSKRHGATSVYEYRDMGYMPDSVFNFLALLGWAPSGDREIFDRDLAINEFDLKNVNRKPSVFDMDKLNYVNQGHLHALPTAKKIEMLAPFWKEAGIDLSSVDESYMEKAFDLMGGRGRTVKDLAEFTDYFLDFAPVTKRYDGEVSDETRKTLRGFFSDMMKLDTWTASAMETFARDWTKEKGVKLKDVAMPMRFAITGHKVSPGIFELAEFMGKEEIKRRLSHYGFL from the coding sequence ATGTCTAAAACCGTAAGAGTCCGATTCGCCCCCAGTCCGACCGGGGCTCTTCATATCGGTGGGGCCCATACAGCGTTGTTCAACTGGCTCTGGGCCCGACACATGGGAGGAAAATTTATCCTGAGAATCGAGGACACCGACCAGGTTCGCTCCACCAAGGAATACGAGAATACCATCATGGCCGGAATGAAGTGGATGAACCTCGATTGGGACGAAGGCCCCGATGTCGGAGGAGATTTCGGACCATACCGCCAGACCGAAAGGCTTCATCTCTACAGAAAATACGCCGACGAACTATTGGAGAGAGGGCTGGCCTACAAAGACGGCGAGGCTGTCATCTTCAAGGTCCCTCTGGGAGAGGACATCGGCTTCGAGGACATGGTGTACGGATCAATCGACGTGGTCAGCGACTCGCTGAAGGACGGCAGGACCGGTCAAATGAAGGACATAGTCCTGATGAAGAGCGACGGAATGCCGACCTACAACTACGCCGTCGTAGTGGATGACCACACCATGGGCATAACCCACGTAATAAGGGGCGAGGACCATATCTCCAATACTCCCAAGCAGGTGCTCCTGTACAAGGCATTGGGCTGGGAATTACCTACCTTCGCCCATCTCCCGATGATACTCGGAAAGGACAAGAAAAAACTATCCAAACGCCATGGGGCAACCAGCGTCTACGAATACAGGGACATGGGCTATATGCCGGACTCTGTGTTCAACTTCCTGGCCCTGTTGGGATGGGCTCCGTCCGGAGACAGAGAGATCTTCGACAGAGATCTGGCCATAAACGAGTTCGACCTTAAGAACGTCAACAGGAAACCCTCTGTTTTCGACATGGATAAACTCAACTACGTCAACCAGGGGCATCTCCACGCCCTCCCCACCGCAAAGAAAATCGAGATGCTGGCACCTTTTTGGAAGGAGGCAGGCATAGACCTTTCCTCCGTAGACGAGAGCTATATGGAAAAGGCCTTCGATCTCATGGGAGGCAGGGGCAGGACCGTCAAGGACCTGGCGGAGTTCACCGACTACTTCCTCGATTTCGCTCCTGTGACGAAAAGGTACGATGGAGAGGTATCCGACGAAACCAGAAAGACCCTCCGGGGGTTTTTCTCCGATATGATGAAACTGGACACCTGGACGGCATCGGCCATGGAGACCTTCGCAAGAGACTGGACCAAGGAAAAAGGAGTCAAGTTGAAGGACGTAGCCATGCCTATGAGGTTTGCCATAACGGGACACAAGGTAAGCCCGGGGATCTTCGAGCTAGCCGAGTTCATGGGTAAAGAGGAGATCAAGCGCAGGTTGTCCCACTACGGATTTCTGTAA
- a CDS encoding DNA polymerase, with amino-acid sequence MTEGPIMFVDGHGLAFRAFYAIPELTAPDGTPTNALVGFFNMLSKIKKEWAPESLSVVFDAPGKTFRHEMFDEYKKGRKPTPEEFKVQLPILKKMLGLLGIPVICRPGVEADDVIGAVSREYAEKGTSVLVVTSDKDMLQILDEGITVIRPGKGISSFNRWDAETFQGEYGFPPARMADYLALVGDSVDNVPGVPGVGDKTARRLLGKYGDLEGILAHTAELTAGQRKKLEENADLARKSLILTTLSVDGAPDDVDLVCGVPDPDGFVALCRELGMSSLERSMGDLICGETSFSGGSSVEKEAPSLPLVELKSVELDELLMCDELAFHGEWTGEYPMSLVADPLVVCSKDGRFWSGSEMPSELSSWLQRGAVITSDYKRLLVAMGVPSDYSRVWDLRSVDYLLHPDKGSHDMPSVMGDDCPEFTEERAMALWRLRDDLSQTIESRGLSEVLCDIDMPLVPVLVSMEKSGIKLEEPILQDVISDLKERLDRIVEEITSAAGESINLNSPKQVGTLLFDRLGLPPVKKTKTGYSTDVTVLEQLAELPEPHNAVPSMLLEHRALSKMSSGFALPLMSSVCEDGIIRSTFESDTTGTGRLSSRDPNLQNLPAYGEWSDRIKSSLIPREKGRCFVAADYSQVELRVLAHISGEKRLADVFRSGRDIHTETASMVFGVDPSMVTKELRRSAKMVTFGLLYGMSAFGLAKRLGVGRSEADRIMSRYFAALPGVEAYVTKSADEAIAKGYTETLFGRIRPLEEVITGNNRDRGHIRRVAINSPVQGTAADLAKKAMIAVSRSFAEDPDVSMVLQVHDSIVCECPEERSKEVLAELQDIMKNVASLAVPLETEGKIGFSLAEV; translated from the coding sequence ATGACCGAAGGACCTATTATGTTCGTGGACGGACACGGCCTTGCCTTCAGGGCCTTTTACGCCATTCCCGAACTGACCGCTCCGGATGGAACGCCGACTAACGCCTTGGTCGGTTTTTTCAACATGCTTTCCAAGATCAAAAAAGAGTGGGCTCCCGAGTCTCTCTCGGTGGTTTTCGACGCCCCTGGGAAGACCTTCCGTCACGAGATGTTCGACGAATATAAAAAGGGGAGAAAACCCACCCCGGAGGAGTTCAAGGTACAGCTTCCGATATTGAAGAAAATGCTGGGGCTTTTGGGTATCCCGGTGATATGTCGTCCCGGTGTCGAGGCCGACGACGTCATAGGCGCCGTTTCCAGGGAGTATGCGGAGAAGGGTACCTCCGTTCTGGTGGTCACGTCCGATAAGGACATGCTTCAGATACTGGACGAGGGCATAACGGTGATAAGACCGGGCAAGGGAATTTCCTCCTTCAACCGGTGGGATGCCGAGACCTTTCAGGGAGAATACGGTTTCCCTCCCGCCAGGATGGCCGACTATCTGGCTTTGGTCGGAGACAGCGTGGACAACGTCCCCGGCGTACCGGGCGTAGGAGACAAGACCGCTCGACGGTTGCTTGGTAAATACGGAGATCTGGAGGGGATATTGGCCCATACGGCGGAGCTGACCGCCGGTCAGAGAAAGAAGCTGGAGGAAAACGCGGACCTGGCCAGGAAGTCCCTTATCCTGACGACCTTGAGCGTCGATGGGGCTCCGGACGATGTTGACCTGGTGTGCGGAGTTCCCGATCCGGACGGTTTCGTTGCTCTCTGTCGGGAGCTGGGTATGAGTTCCTTGGAAAGATCGATGGGAGATCTCATCTGTGGGGAAACGAGTTTTTCCGGAGGCTCCTCGGTAGAGAAAGAAGCGCCGTCTCTCCCTTTGGTGGAGCTTAAATCGGTCGAGCTGGACGAGCTCTTGATGTGCGACGAGCTTGCCTTTCACGGCGAGTGGACCGGAGAGTATCCCATGTCGCTCGTGGCCGATCCTCTGGTGGTGTGCTCTAAAGACGGGCGGTTCTGGTCCGGTAGCGAGATGCCCTCCGAGTTATCTTCCTGGCTGCAGAGGGGGGCGGTGATTACCTCGGATTACAAGAGATTGCTGGTCGCCATGGGAGTTCCTTCGGATTACTCCAGAGTCTGGGATCTCAGGAGCGTCGATTATCTGCTCCATCCAGATAAAGGCTCTCACGATATGCCGTCGGTTATGGGAGACGATTGTCCCGAATTCACGGAGGAACGGGCGATGGCGTTATGGCGTCTTCGAGACGATCTATCTCAAACGATTGAGTCCAGAGGGCTCTCCGAGGTCTTGTGCGATATAGATATGCCCTTGGTCCCCGTCCTGGTATCGATGGAAAAATCCGGCATAAAACTGGAGGAACCCATTCTTCAAGATGTCATATCGGATCTGAAAGAACGTCTGGATCGGATAGTGGAGGAGATAACCTCCGCTGCCGGAGAATCGATAAACCTCAACTCTCCCAAACAGGTCGGGACCCTTCTTTTCGATAGGCTAGGCCTTCCTCCTGTGAAGAAGACGAAGACCGGATACTCCACGGACGTCACGGTGTTGGAGCAGCTGGCGGAACTTCCGGAGCCTCACAACGCCGTTCCGTCCATGCTGCTGGAGCATAGAGCACTGTCAAAGATGTCCAGCGGTTTCGCCCTGCCTTTGATGAGCTCCGTCTGTGAAGACGGTATCATACGCAGCACCTTCGAGAGCGATACCACCGGTACAGGCAGGCTCAGCAGCAGAGATCCCAACCTGCAGAATCTGCCGGCATACGGAGAATGGTCCGATAGGATAAAAAGCTCTTTGATCCCGCGGGAGAAAGGGCGATGTTTCGTCGCAGCCGATTACTCTCAGGTGGAGCTGAGGGTTTTGGCCCATATATCGGGAGAAAAGAGGTTGGCTGACGTATTCCGATCCGGCAGGGATATCCACACAGAAACGGCATCCATGGTCTTCGGGGTGGACCCCTCTATGGTCACCAAAGAGCTGCGACGTTCCGCCAAGATGGTGACCTTCGGACTTCTCTACGGCATGAGCGCCTTCGGTTTGGCCAAGAGATTGGGGGTAGGTCGGTCCGAGGCGGACAGGATAATGTCCCGTTATTTTGCGGCCCTTCCCGGTGTGGAGGCCTACGTGACCAAGAGCGCCGACGAGGCAATCGCCAAAGGCTACACAGAGACCCTGTTCGGAAGGATAAGGCCTCTGGAGGAGGTCATCACCGGCAATAACAGGGATCGGGGCCATATCAGGAGGGTGGCGATAAATTCTCCGGTACAGGGTACCGCCGCTGACCTAGCGAAAAAAGCCATGATAGCCGTCTCCAGGTCTTTTGCGGAGGATCCGGATGTGTCCATGGTCCTTCAGGTCCACGATTCGATAGTCTGTGAATGCCCTGAGGAGCGGTCGAAAGAGGTTCTGGCCGAGCTTCAGGACATCATGAAAAACGTGGCATCTCTGGCGGTTCCGTTGGAGACGGAGGGAAAAATAGGTTTCTCTCTGGCGGAGGTGTAA